A stretch of DNA from Corvus cornix cornix isolate S_Up_H32 chromosome 13, ASM73873v5, whole genome shotgun sequence:
CATCTGCTTGAGGGGCTGGGCCAGCATGGAGCCAGCCAGCACCCTTCCCAACACCTCCGGTAACGGCAGCGGCGCCGGCAGCGCCCCACACTCACCTGCAGCCACGGGGCTCATCTTGCTGGCCGCCCTGTCcgtcctgctggccacgctggTGGGCAACGCTCTGGTGGTGGTGGCCATCTCCACCAGCCGGGCCCTGCAAGCCCCACAGAACCTCTTCCTGGTGTCCCTGGCCTTGGCAGACATCCTGGTGGCCATCCTCGTCCTGCCCTTCTCGCTGGCCAACGAGGTGATGGGCTACTGGTACTTTGGTGGGCTGTGGTGCAGCCTGTACCTGGCGCTGGACGTGCTGCTCTGCACCGCGTCCATCGGGCACCTCTGTGCCATCAGCCTTGACCGCTACTGGGCTGTCACACGGGCAGCGCGGCTCAACCTGCGCCGCAGCCCACGGCGGGTGAAGGGCATGATCGGGGCGGTCTGGGCGGCGGCGGCCCTGGTGGCACTGCCACCGCTCCTGCGGCCACGGACGGGGGGCCGGGAGTGCCAGCTGAGCCAGGAGACCTGGTACGTGCTGGCCTCCTGTGCCGCCTCCTTCTTCATCCCCTGCCTTGTCATGGTCGCCGTCTACTGCCGCATCTACCGCTGACTACCCGGCGGACGGCCGCCCCTGCTCGCTGCCCGCTCTCCGCGCCCCACCAGCAGCGATGGAAGGGGGTCAGGCGTTGGGATGCCGGGATGGCGGCGCCGGAGCCAGCACCAGAGCGTGCTGCTGTGCCGTCGGCGGCTGGTGCGGGCACGGGAGCGGCGCTTCACCGTCGTGCTGGCTGTGGTGATGGGGGCCTTCGTGCTGTGCTGGTTCCCCTTCTTCTTCACCTACAGCCTGGGGGCTCTCTGTGGGCAGGGCTGCCACATCTCCAAGCCCCTCTTCAACTTCTTCTTCTGGATCGGCTACTGCAACAGCAGCGTCAACCCCCTCATCTACACCCTCTTCAACCGGGACTTCCGTGCTGCCTTCCGCCGGCTCCTTGCCATCCCCCGCCGGTACCGCACTTAGGGACCCACTGGGACACCGGGGATAtggcccccagccccactcagCATTCACAGCACCTGGCCCCAGCACAGACCCTGGATGGCAGTGCTGGTGTGCAGCTCGAGGTGCTTCTGGAAATACAGGATTGAATAAAACGAGACCAAAGACTGTGCCTGGGGCTGGTGTCTGCCTCTGGGGAGCCCAGCAAGCGGCACCAACTGCCAGCACCCGTTGTCACCTTCGTCATCCCACACGTATCCCTTGAAGCAGTGGTCGTGACAACTTGCTGTGGCAGCTCCAGTGAGTACCAGCCCTCCCCACTCCCAGATGGATGTCTGTGTCCTCCAGCATTCTCCTGTGCAGGGGATGGACCCCACGGCTGCTGCGAGGAGACAAAACCCTCCATGTGGCAGCATCACCAGCACTGGGCTGAGCTGGCTGTGCCACCACAGCAGCCCAGTCTGAGCCCTGTGCCTCTCTGCCAGGGCCATCCCCTCTGGGGACATGCCAGCTGTGCCACATCACAGGGGCTCTGTGAGGGCACACACGTACCCATGGTGGGGTACAAGGGTTGCAGGTCTGGGGTGGAACACCCCATATCCTGCTCGGGAGCTTTACTGGGATcttgctgcaggaaggaaaggaggaatgaCATCCCAGCGCCGGAAAGGCCGTTCTCCCTTGGGAGAGTATTAGAGATGGGATCGCATGGGAacaggctctggcacagcctgacGTGCAAGAGGCCACGGAGGCAGCTGTGGGGCGAAGACCCGGGGGCAACCACATCCCCCTTGGGGGGCAGAAGCCGCCCCACACCcaccctgcctggctgccagtCCTGCTCCACACAGACACCCGGGGGTCAGGGGCTGCTCCACTTCTTCAGCTTTGCTGCTCAAAATAGAAAATCTCAAAACATTGGACTTTCTCTGGGCTAAAAACAGCCGCTGGCGCCTGTGAGCTGGAGCCCAAGGAACACTGGCCCCCGTCAGCCTACCCAGCCCCCATTGGGGTGggtgcagctcagctggggTCCGGGAGGGCTGGGTGGGATGGGGGGCTGGATGGGATGGGGGTACTCGCAGCAGTGAGGATCCCTGGGCCATCGCTGTGCCTGCTGGCCCCATGCAGGGAGGTTCATGGTGCAAGCTTTGGAGTCAGCAGAGGTTCCTAGTGGAATTGGGTTGGGATGGGTCCCAGTGCTGACTCCCAGAGGCGTCTGGCCCcagtggctggagctgcactGGCACTGCCTGCGGAAGGAGCTGCCCTATCGCTGCCGCCCAGCTTCCCCTCCCGAGGCTGCCGCTCGCCTTCTCACAATTAAACTACACTTTGCTTCTAAAAATACCCAGATGAGGGCAACTAGTAGGGACCCGGCcagccagctctcccagggGGCACCAGCCCTGTGGCAGCACCCTGGATGCCAACCAGGGCACCAAGCACTGTCCCTCCTCCTGGGCACAAGCACTCggctctgggatgctgcagggcaggagcaggggaatcGCCTTGCCTGAGCAAGGCAACACCAGCATATCGGGGCAAAATCCGAGTCAGTGAAGGGAGATTCAGGCTGATGTCTGAAACATCAAATCCTGAGGGCTGGATGAGGTGTTGGGAGCACTTGGTCCCCCTCTTCACCCTACTGGGATGCTTGGGAAGAGCTCCCTCACTGAGCAGGTCCCACTGCATTCCCATCCAGCACATCAGCCTGTTCACAGCAGATGCATTGAGCAGGTCGCTccatctccctgcagcagccattTCCATTCCAAGTTTGTACAAagtctgtttctctgtttcatcTGCCACAGCAGGACCCTTATTCCTGCTGTGCTCATGAGCCAGCGTGACCCCAGTGCCACTGGGAAAGTGGCTCCCCTCGAGGCGCTGATTGCTGCTGCCCAACTGCTATTCCTGTGCCTGGAATTGCATCCTgcattttcaggcttttttttcaatttcctaAGATTGTTTTGAATTACTCCCCCAACAAGCTTGGGTTCAGagccctctccctctccagccatGTCATCCCCTTCACAGAGCTAAAAAGCAGAGTGGCAGTTCCACcacctgggctgctgctggatcTGTTGGGGACATCAAGATCCTCTGGACACTGGTGCTGATCCAGCAGCATCCCGTTGTTCATGACTCTTGTCAGTGACAGGAACGGTGCTGCAAAATGCCAGGtgggaggaaacagaaaatagcaACCCAAGGGTTAATGTCGGAAACAAAATCATCTCATTTTAAGTTCAAAATAAACACGTGCCAgctttgaaaggaaagcagGTCTAAAAGAGGAGTTCTCACAGCATGAGCTCATCCCTCCAGGCAGAGTGACAGAGAGATTACCCCCAAGGTGAGGCGGGGCAaagcatcctcctcctcctcatcacTCCAGATTCATACCCTGAAGATGTGACATCTGATTTCCAGTGGATGCTGAAGGGCACAGCGGCCACAGGCAGTACCGACTGCTTGGAGTAATTTGTGTTATTATCATCCTCACTACAGCGAGAAGGACATGAACCCTTCTCTCCTGCCATGGGCCCAGGCTGCCATTGACAGAGACCAGTCGAGGGACCTGCCCAACACCAACCTCGCACCTGgggcagcccagctgccacCAGCCACCGGGAAGGAGGCATCTTCCATGGGCTGGAGCAAGAGACAGGAGACGTGGGAAGGCAGGGGTGATGTCCTCATTCCAAAGCCAGGAGCAGCAAAAAGCAGGGCAGACACCACTTGGTTTAAGAGGATTAACGAGCATTTTTGTgcccaggagaggcagggagacGGGCAGGTCACCTGAGGGGCTGACAGGTCATCGAGGGGTGTTCGATTAcaggccagctctgcagggaaacCAGCgactgccagctctgcagggataccacagcttttcttcagacagtgtaatgctgctgctgctaattttggtataattaaaaaaaaaaaaaaggcttttagagCAAATAATTGGTGGAAAGAAACTGTCGGGAGCTCAAACATCAGAACAGCACATGAGCTGTCAGGGTCAGCTGCACTGGGGCACAAGAAAACCCAACCTCCACGACAGCGGTGACCAGGGAAACAGGGCACAGCACCGGAGCTTGGGTCACCCACGCCGTGACCGGGATTGACCGAGACACCGGGAAAACACGCGTGGCCGCTTGGACTTTATTGAGGCTGTCAAGATGGGGAGGCTCCCCTAAACACATAACTGCTTCTATTAGGAGAGAACAGGACACCTCGGAGAGACCCTGATGCGAGGGCAGCACACCACAACCGGACCGGAACAAACCTCCCGCTCCTCCGACGCACCGGCGCTTATTTATATACAGCCACTCGGCCCCACCCACCACAGAATGCCCTATCACGACCAGTTCTGCAGCTGAGTGGCAGCTCCGGACCCAATCAGATGCAGCAGAAGGCGGGGCTCCCCCGTGGTGGGCCCTCTTGACTCTCGCCCAATCCCTTCCCGGCGCTCTCTGAGTGACATCTCGCCCTCCAATCAGCGCGCGCCCCCTCTCCTGGCAGCTCTTCGCCGGTGGCTGCAGGATGACGTGCGCTCCTCTGGCCCCGCCCCGCCTGCCCGCCCCTCGCGGGGCCACCGGGAGGGCGGTGGCGCGGCGGAGGGGGGCGGGGCTTCCTGGGGGGCGGACCAATGGGATCGCGGCGCGGGAGGAGCGAGGGCAGGCATTGGCCaggcgggcgcggggggcggggcgcggcggcggcgggcgggggggcggcgggcgcgggccgAGCGCGGGGAGCGGAgccggcgggaggcggcggcgccCGCGGGCCCCATGGAGCTGGAGAACATTGTCGCCAACACCGTCCTGCTCAAGGCCCGCGAAGGTGAGCGGCGCCGGACATCGGAGCTGGCGGGGCGGCAGGCCCGGGCTGCGGGCCCCGCCGGTGCCGCCCGGGGCTCGGCCCGGGCGGTCCTTCCCGGGGCATCGCGGCCTTGGCGGGGAGCGGGAGGAGGTGGCGGCGCGAGCTGGGCACAGGCATTCGGCTCCCCCCGTCCGTCGCGGGGGTTGCCCGGTGCTGCTGAGCTCCCTCCCGGGCGGCCTCGCCGCCTCTCCGGTGCAGATCGCCCCGTCTGCCTCCCGCCTTGCCCGCTccagaggctgctccagctcctctggcacAGGGGAGAGGCAGCTTTGAGTGCcgtaggaggaaaaaaaaaaaaaaaagttgatttcAGTCCGGTAaactgctgcttcccacacacGGGCCGATCCCGAAACTGCGGCGGGGAGCCCCACCCGTCCGCCGCCTTCacaccggccccggccccgggtgTGCGgggctcctggagctctgctgctccGCTGCTCCAGGGCCACGCTGAATTCCAGGGCTCGGGTGTGGGatgcagcctggcagcagcgGGGCAGTCCTGAAGATGGAGGGAGAAGCCTCAGGAGGGGATGGGAAGTGTCACTCAGGAACCGGGTCCTTGGCACAGAAGATCTGCCTCAGGCAGGCATCGATGAGTTCAGTAGATCACGTATGTGGTGGGGAAGTACAGTCCCTCCCTGTCCTGTGGTGTGCAGTTGGCCAGACCAAGTCATCCTGGAGCCCAAGACACCTGCTGAAATCCAGTTAGAGGGCTTTGGAGATTAGATTTGTGGGAGCAAAAAGCAGCGAAATTAAATTTGCACGGGCAGAAACATTTCCAAGCTGCTTAAACCCAGGCTAAGTGTGAGTACTCCTGGCACACTGACCGTGGTGGACCGTGACGTTCAGGTTCATAACGGCAAGGTTTGGTCCAAAACCAAACAGCGGGGTTTGTGACCTCCAGGCACGAGGCCCAGCTTCACACGGAGTGACCCAGAGATTGGCTCCTGTTGTGCCCTTGGGGAATGGAGTTTGGGCACTGATGCAGCACTAGGTGCTGGACAGcctctgctcctggtgctccgCTGGTGCCTCTCCCTCGGCAGCAGCGAGCAGTTTGCAGGCAGAAACAACCCACTGTCACACTTGTGCCAACTGGTTCTGGGGCTGTGAGAGCCATAGGTGTCGTGCTGCCTGTCCATGGCTCTCCCACCTGTGGCTGGGGGCCATAGTAGCCACTGGGGTGAGCTCAGACAGCTTCTGTGACAGGACAGAGCTACTTTGCAGGCCAGATCCACAGGGCTGGGTTCtttgctccagcccagccttttTGGAGCTTCCTAGGTTGGTGTGGGAGTGCAGAGCTGAGCTAGGATGTGCTATggggctgctgacagccaccttcagctgctgccCTATGTTTGGTCTGGCCCAGGGAAGGTGAAGGATCCTTGTCCCCCTTGCCCTGACAGAGGGACAGCAGACCAGCTCTCATCCATCACCTAACCCTGAAGCTTGCTCCTGGTGAGCTCTGGGTGGAGGTAGCCCACCCCTTGCCCCATCCCCAAACCAGGCGTGCTGGGAGGTTGCCGTGCAAGAGCCCAGCTCCCCGCTGGACTGTCGGCCACAGCGCTGGGAGGGCGGGGTAGAACCACGCGTGAAGGGCGCTGGAGCCTCCTTTCAAAGCAAACAACTCAAGGAAATGCAACCTCCAGGTGCTGTGGGGCtttgctctgcctttccttGAGCTCTCTTGGGGTGAGGATGGCCTGTCCTCCCCTGCCCTCGTTTCGCTGCCCCCATCCGCTGCATTGTCGCTGACAAGAAGGTGTCTGCGCCGCTGGTTTCTTCCAGCCCTGCTTACCCTTGAGTCACTTCCTTCCTGAGTTTGTACAATCATGCGGCCCAGCTGCTGGTGCGGGGCAGATGCAGTGCAGGGACCCATGGCGCGACAGGGGCTCGGACCTGGGGCTGGCACCGCACGAGGCTGACCAGGATGGCCCCATCCCACCTGCCTGTCCATCCAGGGCctcctgtggcacagggagctgggtgCCAGGGGACTGTGTCTAGGCTTTGGGGCTGAACTGCATTTGCAGTGGAGGAAAGTGTTATGAAAGTGTTTCTCGAGAGCTGATAAATTACGTTCAACCCCTCTGTGATTTCAGAAAGCCGGGCCTTGGGCCCAGCTGTTGGCCCGACCACTTTGGCAGGGTGATTTAATGAATTTCCGAAGAGAGGTGGGAGATTGTGTGTGTTGGCACCGGGAAAGCAAACCCTGGAGATTGGCTGATCCCAGCAATCGGTACTTAGTGCTTGCTACAATGTTAATTTTTTGGTCTATCTAGAAGCTTTCCCACCCTGTCCTACAGCACTGGCCATTTActccagcagctgaagctggaaTAATACCTGGTTCTTGGATCTGGATTTTCTGAGGCTGGCTTATCTCTAGAGAAAAGTGGGAGTGTCCCCACTTCACAGGTGGGAAACTGAAGTGATGAGCCCCAGGCAAGGCAGCGAGTTGTCTGTGGAGCCGGAATTAGAGCAGGAATTCCTGTCTCCCAGCTTCATGTCCTCCCTCTGAGAGCCCCTCCCTGGAGTAAGCAATCAGTCTGGAATGAGTAGGTGGCATGAAGGtctttgctgcagcaggaagagcttcACAGCAAGCAAGGCATGGCCTGGAGGGGTGATTAGTtatgcagagctgctgggggcaGGCCTGGGAGCCAAGAACTGCTGTGGCTGTGGACGCTGCTGCCCCTGCTGGGATTCTCCAATCATGAAAGGTCTTCAAGTTCTTGATCGGGATTTGTTTGGCAGCCAGAGGTTGGTCTGCCCATTTCCTCTGGCAGTCGAGGCTCCAACACTTTTGTCCCACCAGGACACCAGTGGTACCACTTCGGTCTTGTTTTCCATGCCTGGACTTGGAGAGGCTccttcctcagctcctggcAAGGCTAAGCTGCAGTCAGACACCTTTGCTTCCTGACTCACGGTACTGATTTTGTGTGCCCTGCAGGTGGTGGAGGAAACCGGAAAGGCAAGAGCAAGAAATGGCGCCAGATGCTGCAGTTCCCCCACATCAGCCTCTGCGAGGACCTTCGGCAAACCCTGGGTGAGATGCGGGGCTTGGTGGGAGCCGGTGGGCGAGCATGTGTGTGGGAGTTGTGCACCCCAAGCTGAGTGTCAGGGATGTAGAACAGGGCAAATCCCAGCCAGGATTGCTTGGAGTTCAGGGTATAGGGAAGAAATGATGGGTAAGTGGCTGATGATGTAGCCACACACCTGCCAGACTGTGATGAGCTTCACTAGAGGAACATCATCTTCTGTGTGCAAACAGACCTGCTCCGTGCTGCAGAGTTTTGGAGTGTCACTCTGGGGTGCCTTTGCAAAAATAACAAAGGTCCTGCTAATGTCCTCTGTTCTCCCTGGCTGGATTCAGCTCAGCTCCACAGATCTCAGCTTCTAACATTCAAGCAGTAGCTCTTCTCAGGCCAACTGGGTTCTTGCTGTGTGGTGTGGATGAGAACTGGAGTTGGGCAGGGCTTGGcctgtcattttcattttgtactTTGTACTCTTCATGGTTTTAATGTTATTTGTGCAGCAGGCTTGGTCCTGAGATCGTGTGAAGTTGTTTTGGGGCACAGAGGGTGCAACTGCTTTGCATCCTGGGAAGAGGAGAGCTTGTTTAAGTTTTCGATCCGGGttcagctgccagctggagaGTGGCACAGTGCTGGCCTTGTTTCAGAACAGGTGTCACTGAAACAAATGGCTTTGGGAGGTTTCTGCAGCTCAAATTCCCAGTTCTGCCCTGCCCAGGTTTTCCAGTCCTGGCAATCTTTTGGGCCCCATGGAACTCTAGTACTTGGAGAAACTCAACCTCGCTCATCCACACTGTAACTCTCAAGCTCACAGCAGCCCAGTGCAGGCTGTCCCCACCTCCGTCTGCCACACACCCCATGCACCATCTCTCGGGGCTGGCTTCACAGCCAGGTGTGGCTGTATGGAGACTCCAGCCTTGGatttgctgctggctgcctcTCTGGAGCAAGGTCAGAGAGCTGAGAACAGCTCTGGCCTGGGCTCTCCTTGCAGCTCCCATCTTGACCATCCAAACCCCTTCTGCCTCTTTGACTTGCATGCCCTCAGCAGAGCTATCCCTCAGCTTTTGTCcattctctgcctgcagccactCTTCTTGTGGCTGTCGTGACATTTTCCAGCACTGAACTTCACCCGTTTGCCAGCAGTGAGTCCTGGTGGTCTCTGCTGTCCTGCTATCCAGGCCAGTGACCTTGTGAAGGTTTGGGAAGCGAGTCCCTCCCAGCCACTGCCTGTCACCGCCCGTGTCTCACTTCCCCTTGGAGGGGCACGTGAGGAGGCTCCGACCCAGGTGGCAGCAGCTTCGCTTGGTTTTCCCATGGGAGAGATGACCCCGTTCCTTGTGCTTGGCCACTCTTTGGCTGGGGTGTCTTTCTTTTCACCTCACAGCCTGCTAGAAAGGCGTTTCTTTCCTATTCCAGAGTCTTGGCAGGACCATGGGCATGGTGGGCTGGTTGCCCACTGCAGAATTAAGCTTTTTGTGCTCTGACCACAGGGAGTAACCTCGTGTGAGCCTGGGCAGCAACCAGGGCAGCCGAAAGCTTCTGATCTCACCGACAGCAAACTCTGGTCCTTCCCAGCTGAAGGGAACTCCTTCCCCTGCAGACACAAGGAAACCGGCTGGTGCGGCAGAGCTGGCGAGGCCACCTCCTCCCCCACCACAGCCCGCTCCGCACTCTCCTGCACcctcaggaagctgcagctTCCTCGGGAGAAactgctgcacagggaggggaggggaaggctGGGAGTACCCAGTGCTGGGATCCTCTGGGTGGCTGCACATCTGCACTGCAGGCAGCCCACAGCCCTCGGTGGCAGTGGCTGTCACAGAAATCTGTTCTGGCCTGCGATCAGACAACATCTTATGAgtggaaggggaggaaaaaagcagagaactgGAAGTGCTCTGGATAGTCAAAGGGGTTTGTGCCTGGGCTG
This window harbors:
- the LOC120410733 gene encoding alpha-2Db adrenergic receptor-like, whose protein sequence is MEPASTLPNTSGNGSGAGSAPHSPAATGLILLAALSVLLATLVGNALVVVAISTSRALQAPQNLFLVSLALADILVAILVLPFSLANEVMGYWYFGGLWCSLYLALDVLLCTASIGHLCAISLDRYWAVTRAARLNLRRSPRRVKGMIGAVWAAAALVALPPLLRPRTGGRECQLSQETWYVLASCAASFFIPCLVMVAVYCRIYR